One genomic window of Peteryoungia desertarenae includes the following:
- a CDS encoding TRAP transporter small permease: MFATFILQVLVRYSARMPWIAENMPWLQPDNFGWTLEFCLAVWVWLVFWGNAFVVRNHDHVTFDVLYVAVSPAMRRIFAVITGLAIAIALFISIFPTWDRFMILRLKRTATLADLFGDWIRMRDIYVIYIVFLLAVSIRYLSRVWHAFRYGVEEPETSTMPRSRS; the protein is encoded by the coding sequence ATGTTCGCAACCTTTATCCTTCAGGTCCTGGTCCGTTACAGCGCGAGGATGCCGTGGATTGCGGAAAACATGCCCTGGCTGCAACCGGATAATTTCGGCTGGACTCTCGAATTCTGCCTTGCCGTCTGGGTCTGGCTGGTTTTCTGGGGCAATGCCTTCGTGGTCAGGAACCATGACCACGTCACCTTTGATGTTCTCTATGTGGCCGTTTCGCCGGCTATGCGTCGCATCTTTGCCGTCATTACCGGGCTTGCCATTGCGATTGCCCTGTTCATTTCAATTTTCCCGACCTGGGACCGATTCATGATCCTGCGTCTGAAGCGTACGGCGACGCTCGCAGACCTGTTTGGCGACTGGATCCGCATGCGGGACATCTATGTGATTTACATCGTCTTCCTGCTGGCTGTCAGCATACGCTATCTCTCACGGGTCTGGCATGCCTTCCGCTACGGTGTGGAAGAACCCGAAACCTCCACCATGCCGCGGTCAAGGTCATGA
- the dctP gene encoding TRAP transporter substrate-binding protein DctP, with protein sequence MPKTITRRIMLASTGMLALLGATLHLTSASAQDKPVIRMSTPASETDQRSIALATVFGPAISSFATYQPHYNSSLVPQGSELEAIASGDLEMSITSAQELANFLPEFSIFATGYVHQSAEHQVKVFNDALMAPFKQKVEDELGVKLLAVMYLGKRHVNLRFPRSEKNVMTPADLAGVNLRMPGSDAWQFLGRALGANPTPMAFTEIYTALQTGSVDGQDNPLPTVVDAKFYEVTKQISLTAHLVDLNYIAFSKAVWDGLDAEQQATVQKAAEDAAEAGRQAQLKKEDELVAFLTAQGLDVYEPDLQAFRTHVQAQYVGSDFAKAWPEGVLEQINALGN encoded by the coding sequence ATGCCGAAAACCATCACACGCCGCATCATGCTGGCTTCAACCGGGATGCTGGCCCTTTTGGGAGCAACCCTGCACCTCACCTCTGCATCAGCGCAGGACAAGCCGGTCATCCGCATGTCGACGCCTGCCTCCGAAACCGATCAGCGCTCGATTGCCCTGGCGACCGTGTTTGGCCCGGCGATCAGCAGTTTTGCCACCTATCAGCCCCATTACAATTCGTCATTGGTTCCCCAAGGCTCCGAACTTGAAGCCATTGCCTCCGGCGATCTTGAAATGTCGATCACGTCAGCACAGGAACTCGCCAACTTTTTGCCGGAATTCTCCATCTTTGCGACGGGCTATGTTCATCAAAGCGCCGAGCATCAGGTCAAGGTCTTCAACGACGCCCTGATGGCGCCCTTCAAGCAGAAGGTTGAAGACGAGCTGGGCGTCAAGCTCCTCGCCGTGATGTATCTGGGCAAGCGACACGTCAATCTGCGCTTCCCGCGCTCGGAGAAAAACGTCATGACACCGGCAGATCTGGCGGGCGTCAACCTGCGCATGCCGGGAAGCGACGCATGGCAATTCCTCGGGCGGGCGCTTGGCGCCAATCCCACGCCCATGGCCTTTACGGAAATCTACACGGCCCTGCAGACCGGTTCGGTCGATGGACAGGACAATCCCCTGCCAACGGTGGTCGATGCAAAATTCTACGAGGTGACCAAGCAGATCAGTCTGACTGCGCATCTGGTTGACCTCAACTATATTGCCTTTTCCAAAGCGGTCTGGGATGGCCTCGATGCCGAACAACAGGCGACCGTCCAGAAGGCCGCGGAAGACGCCGCCGAAGCCGGTCGACAGGCCCAGCTGAAAAAGGAAGACGAACTGGTGGCTTTCCTGACCGCTCAGGGACTGGATGTCTATGAGCCCGATCTTCAGGCCTTCCGGACGCATGTTCAGGCCCAGTATGTCGGATCCGACTTTGCCAAGGCCTGGCCCGAAGGCGTGCTGGAGCAGATCAACGCCCTGGGCAATTAA
- a CDS encoding GntR family transcriptional regulator, translating into MKAKTFNMGNDVKHNPSNAPPPGGEGSLRQLAYQRIEDLLNWGRVRPGQIISQRELVDLTQVTLSAVREAIPRFEAEGLLQTLPQRGLMVPSLDVAFIREAYQMRRIIELAAVPDLVRRLDRSVITDWIGWHEEARERLAKEDSVDLLGFIRDFQLYDWDMHARMVAAMDNSLIANVYRVTLIKIRMSAQGRVRVTRDNANRVINEHIAFLTPLAEGRLDEASAALSYHLDQSLTLALGGGVKG; encoded by the coding sequence GTGAAGGCGAAAACATTCAACATGGGCAATGATGTGAAACACAATCCTTCAAACGCGCCCCCGCCTGGTGGCGAGGGGTCGCTGCGACAGCTGGCCTATCAGCGCATCGAGGATCTTTTGAACTGGGGCCGCGTCAGGCCAGGGCAGATCATCTCCCAAAGGGAGCTGGTCGACCTGACACAGGTCACCTTGAGTGCCGTTCGCGAAGCCATTCCGCGTTTCGAGGCCGAGGGGCTCTTGCAGACGCTTCCGCAAAGAGGCCTGATGGTCCCCAGCCTCGACGTTGCCTTTATTCGGGAAGCCTATCAGATGCGGCGCATCATCGAGCTTGCTGCCGTGCCGGATCTTGTCCGTAGGCTCGATCGATCGGTCATAACTGACTGGATCGGCTGGCACGAGGAAGCCCGTGAACGCCTTGCAAAAGAAGATTCGGTCGATCTTCTCGGTTTCATCAGGGACTTCCAGCTCTATGACTGGGACATGCATGCACGCATGGTTGCCGCGATGGACAACAGCCTGATCGCAAATGTCTATCGGGTAACCCTCATCAAGATCAGGATGTCCGCCCAGGGCCGGGTCCGTGTCACGCGCGACAACGCAAACCGCGTCATCAACGAGCACATCGCCTTTCTCACCCCTCTTGCCGAAGGTCGCCTTGATGAAGCATCGGCTGCGCTCTCCTATCATCTCGATCAGTCATTGACGCTCGCTCTCGGTGGCGGGGTCAAGGGGTAA
- the trbB gene encoding P-type conjugative transfer ATPase TrbB has translation MEKIRSYQRLVRKLEEALGEQLFLALHDDDVVEIMLNPDGRLFIERLGRGFGPAGDMSASAAETLIGTVAHSLSCEVDTFRPIISGELPIGGHRFEGLLPPVVARPSFSIRRRASNLIPLDDYVQSGVMTPRQAATIRNAVEARLNIVISGGTGSGKTTLANAVLDEITRRAPEDRLFILEDTGEIQCRAENAVFLHTSETVDMARLLKSTMRLRPDRIIVGEVRDGAALTLLKAWNTGHPGGVTTLHSNTARSALRRLEQLTAEVSQRPMREVIGEAVDLVVSIERTARGRRISDLLHVECFVNDRYQLRCDGAAQEKEEVRHVA, from the coding sequence ATGGAGAAGATTCGATCATATCAAAGGCTCGTGCGCAAACTTGAGGAAGCCCTGGGGGAGCAGCTTTTTCTTGCTCTTCATGACGACGACGTCGTCGAGATCATGCTCAACCCGGATGGGAGGCTCTTCATCGAGCGGCTTGGACGCGGCTTTGGTCCTGCCGGCGACATGTCCGCGTCTGCGGCCGAAACGCTTATCGGCACGGTTGCTCATTCTTTGAGTTGCGAGGTCGACACATTTCGTCCCATCATCTCTGGTGAGTTGCCGATTGGCGGACATCGTTTCGAGGGTTTGCTGCCACCCGTTGTCGCCAGACCTTCCTTCTCCATTCGCAGACGCGCATCAAACCTCATTCCGCTTGATGATTATGTGCAGTCCGGCGTCATGACACCAAGGCAGGCGGCAACCATCCGTAATGCCGTCGAGGCCCGTCTGAACATTGTCATCTCCGGTGGAACCGGTTCAGGCAAGACCACGCTTGCCAATGCCGTTCTTGACGAGATCACCAGGCGCGCACCTGAAGATCGCCTTTTCATCCTTGAGGATACCGGCGAAATCCAGTGCAGAGCCGAAAACGCCGTCTTCCTGCATACGAGCGAGACAGTCGACATGGCCCGGCTGCTCAAGAGCACGATGCGCCTCAGACCCGATCGGATCATTGTCGGCGAAGTCCGCGATGGGGCAGCTCTGACCCTTCTCAAAGCCTGGAACACGGGTCATCCCGGTGGTGTGACCACGCTCCATTCCAATACGGCGCGCTCTGCGCTTCGGCGGCTTGAGCAGCTGACTGCCGAAGTCAGCCAGCGGCCCATGCGCGAGGTCATTGGCGAGGCGGTCGACCTCGTTGTCTCGATCGAGCGTACGGCCCGTGGCCGACGCATCAGCGATCTCCTGCATGTCGAGTGCTTCGTCAATGATCGCTATCAGCTGCGCTGTGATGGCGCCGCCCAGGAAAAGGAGGAGGTCCGTCATGTGGCCTGA
- a CDS encoding TrbC/VirB2 family protein, with translation MWPETRPIPVLPITLAVLFAFSPPVLASSGGGLPWEGPLQQIQESITGPVAGYIALAAVAIAGGMLIFGGELNDFARRLVYVVLVAGILLGATAIVGLFGATGASIGLPSAQASPMTFHDIGERGHV, from the coding sequence ATGTGGCCTGAAACACGTCCCATTCCTGTTCTGCCGATCACTCTCGCGGTTCTCTTTGCCTTTTCGCCTCCGGTGCTTGCCAGCTCTGGCGGCGGCCTGCCATGGGAGGGGCCACTCCAGCAGATCCAGGAATCCATTACCGGACCCGTCGCCGGTTACATTGCTCTGGCCGCAGTCGCCATTGCGGGGGGCATGCTGATCTTCGGTGGCGAACTCAACGATTTTGCGCGACGGCTTGTCTATGTCGTCCTCGTTGCCGGCATTCTTCTGGGGGCGACGGCCATTGTCGGATTGTTCGGAGCGACCGGCGCCTCGATCGGCCTGCCGTCTGCCCAGGCTTCTCCGATGACTTTTCATGATATCGGGGAGCGGGGACATGTCTGA
- a CDS encoding conjugal transfer protein TrbD — MSDPSFGLKRSRIHRALSRPNLLMGADRELVLATGLAAVILIFVVLTIYSVILGLSIWMMIIGLLRLLAKSDPLMRQVYLRHLSYRSSYRPTSSPWRKP; from the coding sequence ATGTCTGATCCTTCCTTCGGCCTCAAGCGCAGCCGCATTCACCGCGCGCTTTCCCGCCCCAACCTCCTGATGGGTGCAGATCGCGAACTGGTGCTGGCGACCGGACTTGCCGCCGTGATCCTGATCTTTGTCGTTTTGACCATCTACTCGGTCATCCTCGGGCTTTCGATCTGGATGATGATCATCGGCCTGCTGCGCCTTCTGGCGAAATCCGATCCGCTGATGCGGCAGGTCTATCTGCGACACCTGTCCTATCGCTCCTCTTACAGGCCGACAAGTTCGCCCTGGCGAAAGCCTTGA
- a CDS encoding nitrilase-related carbon-nitrogen hydrolase — translation MILLITALPPFGITGWAHPLTAAGIVFPGWGWWGLLAATAALMALVTRFGAATAIVLSALWFWSAIVGSEAITNKAWSGLDVRMGASLGRDTSLQRQKDLTEIATQAGGSGATIVVLPESTLGVWTPTIERISA, via the coding sequence TTGATCCTTCTGATAACCGCGCTGCCTCCATTTGGGATCACGGGTTGGGCCCATCCCCTGACGGCCGCGGGTATCGTCTTTCCAGGCTGGGGCTGGTGGGGCCTTCTTGCTGCGACTGCCGCGCTGATGGCTCTGGTGACACGGTTTGGCGCCGCGACCGCCATTGTCCTTTCGGCTCTGTGGTTCTGGTCGGCTATCGTCGGATCAGAGGCCATTACTAACAAAGCCTGGTCTGGCCTCGATGTGCGTATGGGGGCGAGCCTTGGCCGCGACACGTCCCTTCAACGTCAGAAGGATCTGACCGAAATCGCCACACAAGCCGGTGGATCAGGAGCGACGATCGTTGTTCTTCCTGAAAGCACGCTTGGTGTGTGGACACCGACGATCGAACGGATATCTGCATAG
- a CDS encoding DUF3991 and TOPRIM domain-containing protein — MVDPLSDRRGDVFGLMMALEGCDFIESCHRIAALCSFQPSHTLWRQGDGVHKSLQSIAEDWADRPAPWSGSATWRYLRWNRCLPAFIIRTAINQDLLREGPCGSMWAAHTDDDGTISGWEGRGPEWRGFATGGSKILFRFGASQASRLCVTEAAIDAMSLAALDGVRDGTLYLSTGGGWAPATVAAVRRLAAAPDTQLVAATDGNPQGDCQSAWRSSTPLIHGWGHHSGLRQQHPLFSFTHCFGPGRTGGQSLADIC, encoded by the coding sequence ATGGTTGATCCTCTGAGCGACCGGAGAGGGGATGTCTTCGGCCTGATGATGGCCCTTGAAGGATGCGATTTCATCGAAAGTTGCCATCGCATCGCCGCTCTGTGCAGTTTCCAGCCATCACACACACTGTGGCGGCAGGGTGATGGAGTGCATAAATCGCTCCAATCAATCGCCGAGGATTGGGCTGACAGACCAGCGCCCTGGTCAGGGTCGGCCACCTGGCGCTATCTTCGGTGGAACCGGTGCCTCCCCGCCTTCATCATTCGCACAGCGATCAATCAGGATCTTCTGCGGGAGGGCCCCTGTGGGAGCATGTGGGCGGCCCATACCGACGACGACGGCACGATCAGCGGATGGGAAGGGCGCGGGCCAGAGTGGCGCGGTTTCGCCACGGGCGGGAGCAAGATCCTGTTTCGATTTGGTGCAAGCCAAGCCAGCCGGCTTTGTGTGACCGAGGCCGCCATCGACGCCATGAGCCTCGCTGCGCTCGACGGAGTGCGAGACGGAACGCTCTATCTCAGCACTGGCGGCGGATGGGCGCCGGCAACCGTGGCTGCAGTGCGGCGTCTTGCTGCGGCGCCTGACACTCAGCTTGTTGCAGCGACGGACGGCAATCCCCAGGGGGATTGCCAATCGGCGTGGCGCAGTTCTACGCCGCTGATCCATGGCTGGGGACATCACTCTGGATTGCGGCAGCAGCATCCTTTGTTCTCGTTCACACACTGCTTTGGACCAGGCAGAACGGGTGGGCAAAGCCTGGCCGATATCTGTTGA
- a CDS encoding cephalosporin hydroxylase family protein, whose amino-acid sequence MPNQYEKFKRECDIEIAEQGACADMANATRQWIDSANKLKYSYHFEWLGRPIIQYPQDMSAMQELIWEIKPDLIIETGIAHGGSLILSASMLALLDMCEAIEAGTMMDPARSNRKVIGIDIDIRTHNRKAIEAHPMATRIQMIQGSSIAPEVIEQVHQVAADYKRILICLDSNHTHDHVLAELTAYAPLVSEGSYCVVFDTVVEDMPADMFPERPWGPGNNPKTAVWEYLTSHPEFQIDKNIQHKLLITVAPDGFLRRVG is encoded by the coding sequence ATGCCAAATCAATATGAAAAATTCAAGCGTGAGTGCGATATCGAAATAGCGGAGCAAGGGGCCTGCGCTGATATGGCAAACGCTACTCGTCAATGGATCGATTCCGCGAATAAACTGAAATACTCGTATCACTTCGAATGGCTAGGCCGACCCATCATCCAATATCCACAGGATATGTCGGCGATGCAGGAACTCATCTGGGAAATCAAACCTGACTTGATCATTGAGACCGGGATTGCTCATGGCGGCTCGCTAATCCTCAGCGCGTCCATGCTTGCCTTGCTCGACATGTGCGAGGCAATTGAAGCAGGCACAATGATGGACCCGGCGCGATCGAATCGCAAAGTGATCGGAATTGATATCGATATCCGCACCCACAATCGCAAAGCAATTGAGGCGCATCCGATGGCGACGCGCATTCAAATGATCCAAGGCTCCAGTATTGCGCCAGAGGTTATCGAGCAAGTACATCAAGTGGCTGCGGACTATAAACGCATTCTAATATGCTTGGACAGCAACCACACCCATGACCACGTGTTGGCCGAGTTGACGGCCTATGCTCCCCTCGTCAGCGAGGGCAGTTATTGTGTCGTTTTCGATACTGTTGTTGAAGACATGCCCGCAGACATGTTCCCCGAGCGTCCCTGGGGGCCAGGAAATAATCCCAAGACCGCTGTTTGGGAATACCTCACAAGCCACCCCGAGTTCCAGATCGACAAGAACATTCAGCATAAGCTGCTTATAACCGTAGCACCCGACGGGTTCTTGAGGCGCGTTGGCTGA
- a CDS encoding NeuD/PglB/VioB family sugar acetyltransferase, translating to MAKSFVLWGSAGHAKVLSEIITDQGGRVVALFDNSAVATALPGVPVYYGEEGFSIWASTQVDLTSIAGLAAIGGGRGRDRVAIHKLFRNRGLLLPVLVHSSSVVSRTAKVGDGTQILALTNVGVDTYLGEACIVNHRASVDHECVLGNGVHLAPGATLCGCITVGDNVFIGAGAVVLPRLSIGSDTVIGAGAVVTRDLPAGVTVAGNPARIIRSTSGI from the coding sequence ATGGCTAAGTCCTTTGTCCTGTGGGGAAGCGCAGGCCATGCTAAAGTGCTTTCCGAAATCATTACAGACCAAGGTGGACGAGTGGTAGCTCTGTTTGATAACAGTGCTGTCGCAACTGCTTTGCCTGGGGTACCTGTTTATTACGGTGAAGAAGGTTTTTCGATTTGGGCGTCTACGCAGGTCGATCTAACAAGCATAGCGGGACTTGCTGCCATTGGTGGCGGGCGCGGTCGAGATCGTGTTGCGATACACAAGCTTTTCCGCAATCGGGGCTTGCTTCTTCCGGTGCTGGTCCATTCTTCTTCGGTGGTAAGTCGGACTGCGAAGGTGGGAGATGGCACGCAGATACTGGCTCTGACTAATGTTGGAGTGGACACCTACTTGGGTGAGGCCTGCATTGTTAATCACCGAGCATCCGTCGATCACGAATGCGTGTTGGGCAACGGAGTCCATCTAGCGCCTGGTGCTACTCTGTGCGGCTGCATCACTGTGGGCGATAATGTCTTCATCGGGGCAGGGGCGGTTGTTCTGCCACGCCTTTCTATTGGCTCAGATACTGTGATTGGCGCTGGTGCCGTTGTCACCCGTGATTTACCTGCTGGTGTAACGGTTGCTGGCAACCCAGCGCGAATTATCAGATCGACTTCAGGGATTTAG
- a CDS encoding DegT/DnrJ/EryC1/StrS family aminotransferase: MKPRILYTKPSITELEVRYATDAAANGWGDQCYAYINRFEALFREYLGVSHAIATSSCTGALHMGLAALGIGPGDEVIMADTNWIATASPIVNLGAKPIFVDILPDSWCIDPDKVEAAITPRTKAIVAVHLYGNLCDMDRLLAIGEQHCIPVIEDAAEAIGSVYFGKHAGSMGKFGTFSFHGTKTLTTGEGGMFVTNDADLYERVLTLSNHGRARGQTKQFWPDMVGFKYKISNIQAAIGCAQMERIEELTYRKRQIFAYYREKLANLSGISMNPEPEGVINGAWMPTLVFAAETAITRERLQAAFAAENVDARVFFWPLSSLPMFSPAIHNINAQRIPERAINLPSYHDICKANQDRVVSVIKSLIYG; this comes from the coding sequence ATGAAGCCGAGGATCCTCTACACGAAGCCATCGATCACTGAACTGGAAGTCCGTTATGCCACGGATGCCGCAGCCAATGGCTGGGGCGACCAGTGCTACGCCTATATCAATCGCTTCGAGGCGCTGTTTCGTGAGTATCTGGGCGTCAGTCATGCGATTGCAACATCAAGCTGCACCGGTGCCCTGCATATGGGGCTTGCGGCTCTCGGGATTGGGCCGGGAGATGAAGTTATCATGGCCGACACCAATTGGATCGCTACGGCATCCCCCATCGTCAACCTGGGGGCAAAGCCAATTTTTGTCGATATCCTGCCCGACTCCTGGTGCATAGACCCGGATAAGGTGGAAGCTGCCATCACCCCTCGCACTAAGGCTATCGTAGCTGTGCACCTTTACGGCAATTTGTGCGATATGGATCGCCTGCTGGCCATCGGCGAACAGCATTGCATTCCTGTAATTGAAGATGCGGCTGAGGCGATCGGCTCCGTCTATTTCGGCAAACACGCGGGGAGCATGGGTAAGTTCGGCACGTTCTCATTTCATGGCACCAAGACGTTGACCACCGGTGAAGGAGGCATGTTTGTCACCAACGATGCAGATCTTTATGAAAGAGTCTTGACCCTCAGCAACCACGGCCGCGCCAGGGGGCAAACCAAGCAATTTTGGCCAGATATGGTTGGCTTCAAGTACAAGATTTCCAACATCCAGGCCGCCATCGGTTGCGCCCAAATGGAGCGCATCGAAGAGCTGACTTACAGAAAACGGCAGATATTCGCCTACTACCGTGAAAAATTGGCCAATTTATCTGGCATCAGCATGAACCCTGAACCTGAGGGCGTGATTAACGGAGCATGGATGCCAACGCTGGTATTTGCCGCGGAAACCGCTATCACCAGGGAGCGACTGCAAGCGGCATTTGCGGCAGAAAATGTTGATGCAAGGGTTTTTTTCTGGCCCTTATCAAGCTTGCCAATGTTCTCGCCTGCAATTCACAATATCAACGCCCAACGTATTCCAGAAAGGGCGATCAATCTGCCAAGCTATCACGACATCTGCAAAGCTAATCAAGACCGTGTTGTCTCCGTCATTAAGTCGTTAATATATGGCTAA
- a CDS encoding class I SAM-dependent methyltransferase encodes MNCRHCSSSLSRPFLDLGFQPPSNAYLPAEALNEPEMTYPLRLQVCEDCWLVQTEDYTAASDVFTADYAYFSSISKGWLDHAKAYSDQMIARFKLGADSNVIEVASNDGYLLRNFVEMGIPCLGIEPTDSTADAAEAIGVKTLRRFFGADLARELVLEGCAADLVAGNNVFAHVPDVNDFAAGLAAILKPEGVITLEFPHLMRLVEFGQFDTVYHEHFSYLSLLTVTRILDKAGLRIFDIEELVTHGGSLRVFACRKDAAHVRMSHVDDIIAEERRRGMESSAFYDGFQQRAEAIKNELLSFLLKVKSEGRSIVAYGAAAKGNTILNFAGVKPDLLPVVYDAAKAKQGKFLPGSHIPILSPDALRTMRPDYVLILPWNIADEVIRQNDDLRQAGTRFVTAVPELKIV; translated from the coding sequence GTGAATTGCCGCCACTGCTCATCGTCGCTTTCGCGACCATTCCTCGATCTCGGTTTCCAGCCGCCCTCCAACGCATATCTGCCAGCTGAAGCGCTGAACGAGCCGGAGATGACCTATCCGCTGCGCCTTCAGGTCTGTGAGGATTGCTGGCTGGTTCAGACTGAGGACTATACCGCGGCCAGCGACGTCTTCACCGCAGACTACGCCTATTTTTCCTCGATATCGAAAGGCTGGCTCGACCATGCCAAGGCATACTCCGATCAGATGATTGCCCGCTTCAAGCTTGGAGCTGACAGCAACGTAATCGAGGTGGCCTCCAATGATGGCTATCTCCTGCGCAACTTTGTGGAAATGGGCATTCCCTGCCTCGGCATCGAGCCGACCGACAGCACTGCAGATGCAGCGGAAGCGATCGGCGTCAAGACCTTGCGGCGGTTCTTCGGGGCCGATCTGGCCCGCGAGCTTGTTTTGGAGGGATGCGCAGCCGATCTCGTTGCTGGGAACAATGTGTTCGCTCACGTTCCCGACGTCAACGACTTCGCAGCCGGCCTTGCCGCTATTTTGAAGCCTGAAGGTGTTATCACCCTTGAGTTTCCCCATCTCATGCGCCTTGTGGAGTTCGGCCAGTTCGATACGGTCTATCATGAGCACTTCTCCTACCTCTCTTTGCTGACCGTGACCCGGATTCTGGACAAGGCGGGTTTGCGTATATTCGACATTGAGGAACTGGTGACCCATGGTGGCTCCCTGCGTGTCTTTGCCTGTCGCAAGGATGCAGCCCATGTTCGAATGTCCCATGTCGATGACATCATCGCCGAGGAACGTCGCCGGGGCATGGAGTCGTCAGCGTTTTATGATGGGTTTCAGCAACGGGCTGAAGCGATCAAGAACGAGCTCCTTTCATTTCTGCTTAAGGTGAAGAGCGAAGGGCGTAGTATTGTCGCCTATGGCGCTGCGGCTAAAGGCAACACGATCTTGAACTTTGCCGGAGTGAAGCCGGATCTGCTGCCCGTGGTCTATGACGCTGCAAAAGCCAAGCAGGGCAAATTCCTGCCAGGCAGCCATATCCCGATTCTGTCTCCGGACGCCCTGCGAACGATGCGCCCGGATTATGTATTGATCCTGCCCTGGAACATTGCTGATGAAGTCATCCGGCAAAACGACGATCTCAGGCAGGCGGGCACCCGTTTCGTTACAGCCGTACCGGAGTTGAAGATCGTATGA
- a CDS encoding dTDP-4-dehydrorhamnose 3,5-epimerase family protein has product MTARFSEEATTLAGLWHVTRNPLGDARGYLERVFCVDELVSWSHRPIAQVNRTFTATKGTLRGLHFQHPPSAECKYVTCLKGAVFDVAVDLRKASPTFGQWFGVEISAQAHNALLIPEGFAHGFQTLTDDVEMLYLHSASYASSSEGGVNALDPALAVAWPIKVYNRSPRDQDLPFLADIEGIDV; this is encoded by the coding sequence ATGACTGCACGTTTTTCCGAAGAAGCGACGACACTTGCGGGTCTTTGGCATGTGACCCGTAACCCGCTGGGTGACGCCCGGGGTTATCTTGAGCGCGTATTCTGCGTGGATGAACTGGTGTCCTGGAGCCATCGGCCCATCGCCCAGGTCAATCGGACCTTTACTGCGACCAAGGGCACATTGCGTGGCCTGCATTTCCAGCATCCACCCTCTGCCGAATGCAAGTATGTGACCTGTCTGAAGGGGGCCGTCTTTGATGTTGCCGTCGATTTGCGAAAGGCCTCGCCGACGTTTGGTCAATGGTTCGGAGTGGAGATTTCCGCGCAAGCTCACAATGCTTTGTTGATCCCCGAAGGCTTTGCCCACGGGTTTCAGACGCTGACGGATGATGTCGAAATGCTTTACCTGCACAGCGCAAGCTATGCCTCGTCGTCCGAAGGAGGCGTCAACGCGCTTGACCCCGCCCTTGCCGTGGCCTGGCCGATCAAGGTCTACAACCGGTCGCCAAGGGATCAGGATCTGCCATTTCTGGCCGATATCGAAGGAATAGACGTGTGA